TCTCTCACTATTTATTTAACATCAATGACTGTTTTCCATATTTGTCTTTCTTTGATTCCTTTTTTCATCTCTTCTCACCACCTTCTCAAAATGCattggagaaggtcagaggggatgAACCCTGGGAACCTCCTGCAATACAGATTTATTCCAACCGAATAAATACTGGCTGCTATAATAGCCCTACTCCTAGCAGTGTTGTCTAGGATCTATGAGTTGCTGTTTGACGCCaggccctctctcttcctctttcccccaGAATGAGGAGGCAGTGGCCTGGAGGCCCGGTCAGTCCACTGTAGAAGGCCTGGACTGGAGGAGGTGCCAGCGTACCCTCCAAGACCTTGAGCAGGTGCTACAACAACTGGATgtgctcttctccctctccctggtccCCCGTGTGCTCCTCCTGCTCGGcggctccctcctccttcccaaGGAGCTGTACGAAGTCAACATGGAGGATGTGATACTAGCCACCGGCGACCGTAGCCTACGCGTCTCCTCGTGTCTACGACAAGTCTTCCGCACGCTCTTCGTGGCCGACCTGTTGTCTGACGCTAAACCTGTCCGGCTCACAGCCACGACGGTCATGGTTCTGGCCCACAGGGACTGTGGTGTGGGGTGGTTCCGGCCCAAGCTGGATTTCAAGGTCCCCACACGGGTGAAGAGCCAGGTTATTTCTCTGTCTTGTGACCCCAGTAGTGTCTCTGGGTCTGGGGCGTCTGAGGGAGGAAGGCAGACTGCCTGGCAGGACTATGTGTGGTTTCAGGCCCCCTTGACTATCAAAGGCTTCAGCAAGTGACATACAAGGTACAAGGAAGGTACTCTAACCCACAGCCATAGTATAGTATGAGATGAGACAAGGTCCTGTATTCAGAATCTGAaagtaagagtgctgatctaggatcaggtcccccccgtCTATATAATCCTACTCTTACTGATCTGAAGGCAAAACTGGGCCCGTCTTCAtgaagtgtctcagagtaggagtgctgatctaggttcAGTTTGACCTTTTGGATCACAATGACTAACATTATATGGACCTAGGGCacatgatcctagatcagctgtGAATATGGACCTGTGTAAAGGCAGCCCAAGTGTTGACTGAGCGGAGTTACACATTTGccatacctttctctctctcagggacCCCTGTCTCTCTGGCTGCGTTTACATAGGCAGTCCAATTCGGATCTtgttttcactaattggtcttttgacaaatcagatcagctctgaaaaagatctcaTGTGAAATTTAAAAATGGTCAATTGTGATGCCTGTGTAAACAGCATATGTAACCCGTAGCCTAGTCCAGGGACTGTGTTTTTATTACAATTCATATGAAAAACTTTCGGGATCTGTACAGAATTATTTTTAATGAATTATGTTGTCTTTTAGCTGTGTATTTACTTTTAGCTTGGCTATGTGCTGTAATGAAAGCAGTGTTGGTGCTTTTACTGTGTATAATATAGCTTTCTAAAAAATGTTATGGACAGTATGCCTACTTTTCATCTGTTTGAGACGCAACACTGGCTGTACCTGTACTGTACATTGACGTGTCATGGTTTTCAATTGCTTAAAAATGGAGGTCTGAAACAATATTTTGTAAATATACAGTGTGTATGTCAGTTTTAGCATGATCACTAAATTATTTCCGATTAATTTGAATTGTACACATCTGCAGCTAAAAGCTGAATTATAGTAGACATCCCAGGACTCGACTTAAGCTGTGTCCGGGTTATTCTGGGAAACCAGCCCCACCAATATTAGACACTACAAAATATTTAACAAGCCAGACATTACAGGGTTGTCACAATAGACATGATTACAGCAGTAGTGCATTATTACAACAAGGACAAGAGAAGGAAAGAGCTGAAACATCTGTGATTATGTTGCTTCCACAGTTCTTGTTCAATATGGCAGACATTTGTAACCTGAATGTGTTAGTGCTGGTCAATTATGTTTTGACTGATAGTGCACATTATCAAATGACTAAGTCTTATTCATATGACATTGATCTTAAATTATAATAGCATTGTTTGACAGAGTATTTCAAATATTGACTTGATAAGACAGTTTGATTTTGAGCTTTGATAACAGTATAAAATGGTTTTAGAGAAACTTGGACTATTAGTAGTTAGTTGTGCACGTCTGTGAGAACACTAAGTCCCTGAAGTTCTGTTGGCTCTCTTCCTGGCGCTTGGCTGGAGAGTGCAGTGTACacacctgggttgtgttcattacatACCAAACCCATGTCCCACCCCTTCCCCTGACAGTCCCAAATGCTTCCTACCTCTCTTCCTTGGCCCTAACCCTTCATTTCTGCAGATCTTCATTAAGGTGTCAGCAAACATGGTGTGAGCTTTACCACTGCACTTCTTATACCTATCCAGAATCTACAGAACTGCAAACATCGAGGGGTTTGTGGTAGGGAGCAATTTGGGACTGGCTGTTGTTGCATCAGCCCTAAAACAACTTCACCTTCCTAACAAACTGCAGCAGGTCGTCGGCCAAGAGCCATGCCTCTTTGAAGGCAGCGAAGTGGCTTCCTTGGGGGATGTAGGAGTAGATGTTCCTGAACCTGGGGCACATGCATTATCTCATTAAGGAACGTCGCTAAGCCTGTAGGCACATACTGTACACCATCTTCCCGAGGACACGAGAGAGAACAAACGCTGCAACACAAGTACATTTTATTCACAGCAGACAttcatttagcaggcgctctttCCCAGGGTGAATTAGAATCAGTCAACTAAAGTAGGTCAAACGACCACTTAGAGACCCTAATTATTGGGAGCCTGCTATCTTAACAAAGCAAGCATGATTAGAGCTCTGTAATTCAGTTGGTCATGGGTTCAAGTCCTGCAAGGATCACATACAACTACAAATGTACAGTAAGTTACTTATGGCATATTAAGTGGCATTACTGTTTCCATTAAACAGGTATTAAATGATAGGCCCTGTAGAGAGAAAGCCAACAGCCTCAATGTCATTGTGGAGCACTGTGCCCCCCCGTCTTCCAAGTCCCGGTCACACTATTTGGATAGGCCatctgtatacagttgaagtcggaagtttacatacacttttaCATACACTGacaggtttgagtcattaaaacttgattttcaaccactccaaaaatgtattgttaacaaactagttttggcaagtctgttaggacatctacttcatgcaagtcatttttccaacaattgtttacaaacatataatttcacttataattcacttgtcacaattccagtgggtcagaagtttacattcactaagttgactgactttaaacagcttggaaaattccagaaaattatgtaatggctttagaagcttctgataggctcattgacatcatttgagtcaagtaggtgtacctgtgggtgtatttcaaggcctaccttcaaactcagcctctttgcttgacatcatgggaaaatcaaaagaaatcagtcaaaaattgtagaccttcacagtctggttcatccttgggagcaatttccaaacgcctgaaggtaccacgttcatctgtacaaacaatagtacgcaagtataaacaccacggagCCGTCATATCGTTCAGGAAGTAGTCACGTTCTGTCtccttgcaagccgaagaacaccatcccaaccgtgaagcacgagtgttgcagcatcatgttgtggggtgcacttcacaaaatatatggcatcatgagggaggaaaattacgtggatatattgaagcaacatttcaagacatcagtcaggaagttaaagcttggttgcaaatgggtctttcaaatggacaatgaccccaagcatacttccaaagttgtggcaaaatggcttaaggacaacaaagtcaaggtattggagtgaccatcacgaagccctgacctcaatcctatagagaatttgttggcagaactgaaaaaacgtgtgcgagcaaggaggcctacaaacctgactcagttacaccagctatatcaggaggaatgggccaaaattcacccagcctATTGTgggaagtcggctcctctccttgttcgggcggcgctcagcggtcgacgtcaccggtcttctagtcAACGCCGCTTCAccattcattttccatttgttttgtcttgtttttccgcACACCTATTttacatcccctcatcactctatGTGTATATTATCCCTTGTCCCccctatgtctgtgtgtgtaattgttCGTTACGTGTCATGTGTGACGCTTCATGATGGTTTTTCGCTGGGTTTTGTTTGGAACCAGTGGTATTGTATGCTGTACATTATTTGTGTGACGAGTGAGCTATTTGCTTTTTCCTTTGGCGGGAGTGTCATTACGCAGTTGCGTCTGACTGTTTTCCTTCTGCCAAATAAAGTGTGCCTGTTCActtatctctgctctcctgcatctGACTTCAGTTAACCAGTTGTGCACACCGTTGACAAACTCtccacctgctccactacagaccCGTCGACGTTAACGAGGGCCTGTTCGGCCCGACTTTTCCTGTAGTACACAATCAGCTCCGttttcttgctcacattgagggagaggttattgtcctggcaccatgCAGCCAGTTTTCTGACCtacttcctataggctgtctcattgctgtcggtgatcaggcctaccactgttgtgtcaatgaacagcattctcacataggtgttccttttgtctaggtgggaaagggcagtgtggagtgtgattgagattgcgtcttctgtggatctgttggggcggtatgcaaattggagtgggtctagggtatccgggaggatgctgttgatgtgagccatgaccagcctttcaaagcacttcctggctacagacatgagtgctacagggcaataATAATTTAGGCAgcttaccttcgcttccttgggcacagggactatggtagtctgcttgaaacatgtaggtattgcagtcttggtcagggagaggttgaaaatgtcacaTCTGCTCCCACTACGCCCTCTGGTGTCCATCCGGTTTTgtcataactgtctgtctgtctgtgtggttggagacaggtgtgctggagtcggAGCAAATCCCTACCAGCTGCATATCATCtcccataatcaagacctctacataAACTCATTCCTGCCATTTCCAcgctgccagatcgtaatctctgaTCAGTCAGTAATGAGTCTTAGCTCAAGATCCTGGTAGCTCTACAGTGCCTGTTCCCTGTCTTACATCATTTTTGTCCTCTCCTTAAAGTACTGATCTGTCTCCGGCTCCTGTCTCCTGTTCTACATCTCACCACCAACCTCCTTGCTCTGGATATTACTCACCACCATCACCTTGGTTTCCCCTCAGGACCATTTCCCCTGTTCCACCCTGTCAACTCCAACCTCACTCTACACTCCTGGTTATTGCAACTCATCTGAGCTTCCCCGGTTCTGCACTCCCCATTTTCTGTGTTCAATAAACAGTTTGTGCATTCATCCCGGTTTCCTCTGCTGAGTCCGCTCTTGGGTGGGTGTCCCCCCTTCGCTCATCATAACAgaaaatgtctgtgaagacacttgtcagttggtccgcgcatgctttcagtacacgtcctggtaatccgtctggccgcgcggctttgtgaatgttgacctgtttaaaggtcttgctcacgtTGACTACCGAGACCATTATCACACAGTCgaccagaacagctggtgctctcgtgcatgcttcagtgttgcttgcctcgaaacgAGTGTAAAAGGCATTTTTCTCATATGGTATGCTCGCGGCTGGGTtttcctttgtagtccgtaatagttttcaagccctgccacatccgacgagtgtcagagccgatgtagtaggattcaatcttaatcctgtattgacactttgcttgtttgacggttcgtctgagggcatagcgtgATTTcttggattagtgtcccgctctttgaaagcggcagctctagcctttagcttgatgtggatgttgcctgtaatccatggcttctggttgggatatgtatgtacggtcactgtggacGACGtagtcaatgcacttattgatgaagccggtgactgaggtggtatactccgcAATACCATTGGATGAatcacggaacatattccagtctgtgctagcaaaacaatccTGTAGCATCTGCCTGGGTAATAGCATCTGAATTTTACAATTCCATTGGTGAGCAGGGTCTCGTGACATTTCATAAGTGTTTTTCAATTATGTATTTAGCTGTACAACCAGGCAAACAAGACTGGGTAAACCAGTCGGCAGGTGAGTATTGAGACAGTACagtttctcagtcgctttggtgcatttcttagattaaaaatgcaattcttgatactacttgtacaaattccaaatcagctagtcacttgtgcacatcattaaagcaatttcttattcctttgaacaaattgcaattgataatgtacaagtgtcagcttttttccacattatcaattgctcatgtcatgttgatcaaaatataatagatggttctctgttgaatagtcttacccctcaaaacatctaggcattagttccttgcataagccattacatgcagaattgttgaactatttgtcataaactgtcaagcatagttttacacatttctattagaccttttgtacaaaaatgtgaattgatgaatcgtgcaggtgaaattgaccctcactcatgaaggaatctaaagtgttagttcaaccaacaatcaaccagttgtctaaattgctcaaagttgcatctcatgaagaatcaattggcaagcatatatagacagaccacaacacagagttgcaattttccaataatggatggaccaggaaacgaacagggtcaacagccaagaggaggaagaagaggagcaagtatgcgtggtggaaggcaaaacagaggaagaggcagaagaggacataggcgcatatctgatgacataggggccactattgtagaccatgttgtcaatcatggccttacaatggctgaggcgggtcgaagggtgcagccgaatattgagagatcaaccgtgtcctcaatagttcaaacatttcgaagagagaacaggtatgtctACCAATGTacactgtactgttactgtatataagcagtatactgtatacttcctacaatgcttcatattacagtagtccacttgtatttcacagcatacagaaatatactctatacagatacatactgcaccttacatgcacccacctgtatgttttacagtaaaatgtgtgttcgtATTGTTTTTGTCTGTGAAAGTGTgatgcatcactgcatttccCCCCCCCCataggactgcaagattacctcaaaccggaggcagaggacgccttttcacacctcaacaggaggaggctatttgcaccatggtctGAGTCaacaatgccatgagactcagggaaatacaaaggaccattatagaagacaacgatgtctttgaaaacatccatacggttagcatctcaaccatcgacagggtgctgcatagaaaccagatgagcgtctgctaaatgacttaaatgtaaatgtaaacagctgtaccgtgtaccattccaaaggaatgaggacagagttaaggagctacggtaccagtatgtacaggtaaaacatgattctatgtaactactttacagcaacattttatagtgatacatagtacagtaagcataaactgcacacatttccattgctgtggaaggaacatgcaatatatgtacattttatgtcactcttccttaccaaaacaaattaaactgtgtgttctgggatatagtgtataatggagttggaatcaagtgaaccctctcacaactttgtatacgtggatgaggctggcttcaacctgaccaaatgcagaaggcggggtcggaatatcatcggtcacagagcGACTGTGAATTTGCCAGTCCAACGGGgcggaaatatcaccatgtgtgctgctatttcggagcattgtgtcctaacccatatcccccttatagggccatacaacacccaaatcaaatcaaatttatttatatagcccttcgtacatcagctgatatctcaaagtgctgtacagaaacccagcctaaaaccccaaacagcaaacaatgcaggtgtaaaagcacggtggctaggaaaaactccctagaaaggccaaaacctaggaagaaacctagagagcaaccgggctatgtggggtggccagtcctcttctggctgtacccagcatctactcaactttttagagactctctacagggctctcatccctgatgatgagaggggtctgtttagagaggatttgccaaagtatgtggtcatttgtgataatgtgtGTTTCCCTTgatcaaacatcataaggcaatggtttgtgacccacccgaggatgctcgtagaattcctcccaccttattcaccattccttaacctaattgaggagttattttcagcatggaggtggaaggtgtacgatcgtcagccatacacacagatgaccctgctggctgcaatggatgcagcatgtgaggacatcacagtagacaCCTGCAGgggatggataaggcattccaaaagattatttccacgttgcattggaagggaaaatatccggtgtgatgtggatgagaatatgtgggccaacagacaggaacgtctggatgtgtggagacagcacaacagtgctgcgggcaaagttgtgccttgggggtggtttcctgtgtttctttctaatttagtttttttccctttgtgccccttgggttgtccagtctctttcaatcaataacccacatacagtaatatgtaaatagtactgttgaaattgatatatgccttagaagtgcagccttgtgcattttcaatacagtaactgtcatcctaactgtagcctaagtttacatcaggtaatactgtcaaagtacacagttacattgacaacatgcctaaacattttgacgaccttgttcgtgaacaatgactcaatgacttatcattctgatgacactgacatgatcattggcatgaatatttacttctgagagatgtactaaggatttttagtgactgactagctttagaaacatatctattgtatattgcagtttgtacaaattgttctgagaaatgcacttattattttgcacatgttagggatgatgtgaaaaatgcaccaaagcgactgagaaactgtaactgacttgcctggtttaaaacattttttaaagatcCGTTCTTCAAAACAAACGCACTTAATACGTGTAAACTTTTGGGTCCTCCTCTTTAGGTTTTGGGTGATTGGTGGAATCAAGATCAAGCCCCACTCTCAGCAAGCAGGCAGTGACGTCACCGTGTTTATATAACAGCCGTCTGAGGCAAGGATTTGTTTGTTTAATACGATTGGAGTGACGATTAAAAAAAGATATCAAACGGGAAAATGATCATGGAATGGAAGATCGTCGTTCCTCTGCTCGCCGTGGCCTTTACGGTGGCGAACGCCGGTTTGATCGGAGGCCCCATGGACGCAAATATGAACGACCAAGGAACGAGAGACGCCCTGCAGTTCGCGGTGGTCGAACACAACAAGAAAACAAACGACATGTTTGTCAGGCAGGTGGCCAAGGTTGTCAATGCACAGAAACAGGTCAGATCCTTTTCCATGTATTAGTTCACGACAAgatcattttgttagtttgtgtAGTCTACCCAGTGAGCAAAATGACGTAGAAAATACGAATTTTCTCACTTATGTATGTTCAAAATGCGTCTTTTGTGGATGTTTGCAGTATGGGTGGAATTTATTATAATAAATTCCACCCAATCTGTCACATGCAT
This genomic interval from Oncorhynchus keta strain PuntledgeMale-10-30-2019 chromosome 2, Oket_V2, whole genome shotgun sequence contains the following:
- the LOC118374066 gene encoding cystatin produces the protein MIMEWKIVVPLLAVAFTVANAGLIGGPMDANMNDQGTRDALQFAVVEHNKKTNDMFVRQVAKVVNAQKQVVSGMKYIFTVQMGRTPCRKGGVEKICSVHKDPQMAVPYKCTFEVWSRPWMSDIQMVKNQCES